The Osmia lignaria lignaria isolate PbOS001 chromosome 3, iyOsmLign1, whole genome shotgun sequence genome includes the window CAATTCCATTAATCCTCTTGCGTTCAATACATTTGGATCTATACAAGAATCATtacataatatatatttcattcaGAGTATAGTTATTGACCATTTTAATTTGTCGTTTATACCTTCGATGGCTTTTAAAAGTGTGTCCTGAATGGCAGCAGGGAATTTGCCTAACTCAGACGCGTCTGAAATATTCACCGCCTTCGCAGCTAGTACGTCAGCTGCATTCAAGCTCTTCGATCGTTTCAGGCCATAAGTAGAAACGAATGATAATGATTTAGTGAGTCTGCCTGGTTTACCTGGGTTCGGTTTCACTTCGTTTTGATCCATACTGAAGTGAACCCTACCCGAGCCCTGTTTCACAAAATGCGTTTAATGTACAGCATACTTTCTCACGTTCAGCATACGTACAGCTATTTTGCAAACTGTTTCACCGTTCTAAAACACAACTTAGCTAATTTAAAGATAGTTGATCAATCTAACTGTAGCTCCAAATAAACAACTGTTATTATTTCTGAAAAAAGTAAGACATACATGTAAAATATTTCCACTGGATGCCGAGGTATCGAGCGGATGAGACTGTCGCAGCGCGGATTGATGACCACCTTGAAGATGACGAGACGTTTGATGATGTTGTTGTTGAAGAGCATGCTGtatttgttgctgttgctgggCGTAGAGATATCGATGGATGTTACCGCTTGATTTGCTATGTTGCAAATAGTATGGAGATCGCTCTGAAGCATTCGTCCGAGACCTGATTCAACATCATTAAATTCCAATTACTATAATACACGACAAAGACATTCTCTATTTTATCACATACGCAGGTAGCTAGTATTACGATTATTCAATGCTTATTTGCAGAGCTAATGTAATAACACTATCAGAATTATAACAATTCATCAAAATGATTCATCAAAATATTACAACACGCTGATATAATTCTTTCACTTGAACGATGATCGGAATACTAATCTATAATATCAGAATTGTGCAAGGTccattaaaaaatgaatctgatttcgaaatttttcagtgaaatttctttaaataagaCATCGTGTTAGCGCTTCAATCCGTAgtagtttctttaaaaataatctCGTTTAGAAGAATTTCATATCGGCTTTCTCGACATTCTTTCGAACGTTCTCCTATTTCGTAAGTAGTTTATGCTCACTTAGAAGGATGCGAATCGTTCTGCTTCATAGTGAACTCCTTGGCATGTACGTTTAGACGTGGATTAGGAGAGTTCGCCGTGGTTCCTTCCGTTCTTCCACCTAAAAACCATGAAATATCAAATCGTATTTCAAAATATATAGAATACAGAAAAGGATGTAAAATACGAACCTGGAGGCCGATAAATCTCCAAAGATGGTTTACTCTTTAGCGTAGTTgcgttattgttattgttgttgttattattagtattattattgttgttatttccTTTCTGCGGAACCGCATCCCTCATctgaaaaacaaaatttctttttttaaataatttctcaaTTAAAAATGCCTCGTTTCTATGCAGAAATTCAGAGTATTTCAGACACCATGGGTAAAACCATCACGAGTCATCGCGGCATCGATCACCTACCCGAACGAAAACTAAATTTAAGGCAACTGAACTTTGACGACGGTTCCCATCGAAGACGAATATTCCTCAGAAAACGTATAAGCATTTGAAATACAAAGCTGTATTTATTTAAACCTATTAAGCGACAAGGTGGTTCAGAATTGAAAAGAAGTTTCAGACATATTCATTGATACACATTCCacaatttcttatttaaaatcaatttcaaaCTACACTGTGTATAATATCTAAGAAGGTTTTAAAGAAACTCGCTGCTTTCCAAGAAAAGAAATTCGATCGACAAACGTGATCGCAACGAAGAGATGATCGACAGAGTCTGCAACGAAAAAAGACGCAGTACCCGAGACAACGGGGGGAGACTCACAGTGGAAAGCGTGCGAGAATCATCGTTTCCAAGGGCCTTGAAAGAGTCGGGATGGAAATCCTTGTTCCGAGAGGGTGTCAGTGACGCTGGGAACGGCGAACAGGCCGGTAACAAGAACCAAGATGAATCGTTTCCTTCGACGGCACGTGTTTAGAGGAAAAATCTCGCGGGATCCGTGCGTTTTCTCGTCGAATTTTCTTCCAGCTTTTTCCGCTTGTTGTGACTCGGCCGCGCGTTTACAGCCGACTCCGATGACTGTCGACTAATAATAGACGGCACGGccacgagcgagcgagcgaaacgaaacgaaaacgaATGCGAATATACAGCCACACGATACCAGCTTACATACGTATCAACGCGAGCTGCACCGTGCTCTAACAGTGGACTGAAAATATCTCAACGGGAGTCATCCTCGGGTGTCGCCGAAACGCGCGTTTAGGGtagatccgaaaattgtcgaaCATGGGACGTTGTAAGGCCTCCTCGTGCGCGGATCGCTGCTTCAACGCGCCTGTTCGATCGCTTCTTGAGAAAGGCTAAAGAAGAATGAGTGACGGTTAATGACTGGGATGATGTGTAGGGTGATTAAATTTCATGCTTCAGAATTTCATCATTAGGAGTGTGATAAATAAAAGTTGAACCGTTACCGTAATGGATGTACAAACAATGAGAATTATGATGATGTTAGGAAACTCAGAGCAATTGGTGAACACAGTGCTTCCTTAGAATCGTTTCTAGTCAATCAACAGAAAGCTCTATTGATAGCATTTGGAATTCCTTTCAGCTGTAACCAAATTATTTCCAAGATGAAATACCTCTAACAGTTTACACTATTCTTCAGAGTACTTTTTCAAGCAACAATTCAATACTAACGAAAATTACAGagagaaatgaatgaaaaacgTGCACCACGTTTTTGGCTTTGGTTTCATTTCCGTTTAGCTCTGAAATACCTATGACTAACGTCGTATCATGTTAatgtattcataattttatgtGTACAACGTTTACATTAGGATGTCCTTCATTTTACATTATTCATTGCATCTTCATAAGCGTGAAATAACTCACCTTTGTCGCTTCTTCTTTTGTGTGAGCCAAACGTGCAACGCGCACCATCTTCCTCGgtgattatttaattaaagttaTCGTTGAAGAAATTGGTGAACCACACCAACGGTAATTACACTGCGTATATCAATAAacatactattattattaatgttaacacatgttatattatttaaattataaaatgtgcCATCTCTATTGGCGAATaactattgaaatatttaactgctgtatttaaaaatttttttttcgcaTACGGACCAATCAGGGTCAAGCGTGTATCCAATATGGTTGCCCGATTCAACGAACACCGATGTTAGTAACAAAAGTTAATTACATCTACATTGTAAATATCTTACTAACCTTTAATACATCGCAAAAGATGAAAACATTTGAGCGAAATTACTTGGAATTTGAATAATCTTCAAATAATTCCAGGATTCGTTAAAAAACTTCTTGATAATCGTTCGTTCGGTCGCAGTTTCGTATAACCGGTGCTGAAGACCGGAAGTGAGCCGCGGCACTAACGTATTTCTCGATGCTGGCATTCGATCAACCGATTCGAGACGACCGCGAACCTGTATTCAAATTATCACGATGAATCATCG containing:
- the LOC117605500 gene encoding uncharacterized protein LOC117605500 isoform X2; translation: MRDAVPQKGNNNNNNTNNNNNNNNNATTLKSKPSLEIYRPPGGRTEGTTANSPNPRLNVHAKEFTMKQNDSHPSKSRTNASERSPYYLQHSKSSGNIHRYLYAQQQQQIQHALQQQHHQTSRHLQGGHQSALRQSHPLDTSASSGNILHGSGRVHFSMDQNEVKPNPGKPGRLTKSLSFVSTYGLKRSKSLNAADVLAAKAVNISDASELGKFPAAIQDTLLKAIEDPNVLNARGLMELVRHILDRVVEHRRYAEPAAKICITIIEKESKETFLESLLNTCQQWYQDRAKLLYDGSSCHRYSAFMTFLNEMYCQLKRRQLQLKTQQEGVPPGRVLLTLLWKCCQDCLQPPVVNSLAETDCLFFILTCIGKDLDTELPAQLQQLLGSLRDAFLAEETILPSVKKTILQLIELHAAHWQLPAPAVVYYYPGSTSK
- the LOC117605500 gene encoding uncharacterized protein LOC117605500 isoform X1 produces the protein MVRVARLAHTKEEATKMRDAVPQKGNNNNNNTNNNNNNNNNATTLKSKPSLEIYRPPGGRTEGTTANSPNPRLNVHAKEFTMKQNDSHPSKSRTNASERSPYYLQHSKSSGNIHRYLYAQQQQQIQHALQQQHHQTSRHLQGGHQSALRQSHPLDTSASSGNILHGSGRVHFSMDQNEVKPNPGKPGRLTKSLSFVSTYGLKRSKSLNAADVLAAKAVNISDASELGKFPAAIQDTLLKAIEDPNVLNARGLMELVRHILDRVVEHRRYAEPAAKICITIIEKESKETFLESLLNTCQQWYQDRAKLLYDGSSCHRYSAFMTFLNEMYCQLKRRQLQLKTQQEGVPPGRVLLTLLWKCCQDCLQPPVVNSLAETDCLFFILTCIGKDLDTELPAQLQQLLGSLRDAFLAEETILPSVKKTILQLIELHAAHWQLPAPAVVYYYPGSTSK